From the genome of Armatimonadota bacterium:
CCTACAACGGTGCCGCCACCGGCGTGGGCGGCATCATCCGTGACGTGCTGGCCATGGGGGCGCGGCCCATCGCCCTGCTGGACGCGCTGCGCTTCGGCCCGCCGGACGACCCCCGCAGCCGGCGTCTCCTCGCCGGCGTGGTGGCGGGGATCGCCGGGTACGGCAACAGCGTCGGCGTCCCCACGGTGGGCGGGGACCTGGCCGTCGACCCGGCTTACCGCGACAACCCGCTGGTGAACGTGGCCTGCCTGGGGCTCGTGCGCGCCGACGGGGTGGCGCGCGCCCGCGCCGCAGCGGGCCAGGTCTTCCTCTACGCGGGCGCGCGCACGGGACGCGACGGGGTGGGGGGAGCCGCCTTCGCCAGCGAGGAGCTGGACGAGCGCTCCGAGCGCGAGGACCGCGCTGCCGTGCAGATCGGCGATCCCTTCGCCGGCAAGTGCCTGGTGGAAGCCACCCTGGCGGCGCTGGCCACGGGCCGCGTACGCGGGGTGCAGGACATGGGGGCCGGGGGGCTCGCCTGCGCCGCCGTGGAGATGGCCGCGCGGGGCGGGTGCGGGGCCGTCCTCGACCTCGACCGCGTCCCGCTGCGCGAAGCCGGCCTCGCGCCGGAGGAGATCCTCCTCTCCGAATCGCAGGAGCGCATGCTCGTCGCCTGCGCCCCCGAGGACGCCCCTGCGCTGGCCGCGCACTACGAGCGCTGGGGGCTGGCCGCCGCGGTCGTCGGCCGGGCGACCGCCGACGGCCGCTTCCGCGCGCGCTTCCAGGGAGCGGTGGTGGCCGACCTGCCGGTGGCGCTCCTGACCGGCGCGCCGGAACGGCACGTCGTCCCCCGGCAGCCGCCAGTGGTCCCCTCCCCGCCTGTCCCCCCGCTCGACCCCGCCGCGCTGCTCCTGCGCCTGCTGGCCGCGCCCGAACTCGCCGACCGGCGGCCCATCTTCGAGCAGTACGACCACATGGTGCAGGTGCGGACGGTCGTCCCCCCGGGCGCCGACGCCGCCGTGCTGCGGCTCCAGGAGGTCCCTCCGCTGGGCCTGGCCCTCACCGTCGACGGCAACGGACGGTGGTGCGCGCTCGACCCCTACGCCGGGGCGGCCGCCACGGCGCTGGAGGCGGCGACCAACCTGGCCTGCGTGGGGGCGGAACCGCTGGCGGTGACCGACTGCCTGAACTTCCCCAGCCCGGAGCGGCCCGAGGTGGCCTGGGCCTTCGCGCAGGCGGTCCAGGGGATCGCCGACGCCTGCCGCGCGCTCGGCGTCCCGGTCGTCGGAGGCAACGTCTCCTTCTACAACGAGGGGCCGCGCGGGCCCATCCTGCCGACGCCCATGGTGGCGATGGTGGGGCTCGTCCCCGACGTGGCGCAGCTGGCCGCCACGCGCGGCGCCGGCGCCGACCCGCCCGTGCTCGTGCTGCTCGGCGACGGTGAGGTCACCCTCGCCGGCAGCCTCTGTGCGCGCGAGGCGGGGATGCGTCCCGGCGGCACCGTCCCCCGCGCCGCGTTCGAGCAGGCGGTGCGGACCCTGGAGGTGGTGCGCCGCGCCGTGCGCGAGGGTCTGGTCGCGCTGGCTCACGACGTCTCCGACGGCGGTCTGCTGCCGGCGCTCGCGGAGGTCTGCCTCACCCTGCACCGGGGGGCGCGGATCGCCCTGGGGGCGCTCCCGCCGGAGGCCGGCTCATCCGGCGCAGCCGCCGGGTGGCCCCTCACCCTCTTCGGCGAGGGCGGCACGCGCGTGCTGTGCCTCCTGCCGGGCTCCCGGGTGCCGGCTCTGGAGGCGCTGGCCAGGTCGGCCCAGGTGCCCGTGCGCTCCCTCGGCGTCGTGGGTGGCGATGCGCTCACCGTGACCGTGGACGACACGCCTGCGGTGCACCTGCCGCTGACCACGCTCGGCCGCGCCGCTAGGGCGTTCGCGGAGGTGCTGGCGTGACCGCGGCCCCCGCCGCGCTCCTCCCGGACACGCCGTCTGGCTGGAGAGAGGAGTGCGGCGTGGCCGGGGTGCTCTGCCGCGACCGGTCGCTCCCTGCGGCGCCGCTGGTCCACCTGGCCCTCTACGCCCTGCAGCACCGGGGACAGGAGAGCGCCGGGATCGCCGCCGGCGACGGCGACGATGTCGTGCTCCACCGCGACCTGGGGCTGGTGGCGCAGGTCTTCCCACCGGAGGTGCTGGGGCGCCTGCGCGGGTGGCTGGCGGTCGGACACGTGCGCTACGCCACCATGGGCTCGGCCACGGTGGCCAACGCCCAGCCCATCGTCGTCCCCTCCCCGTGGGGGCCGCTGGCCGTGGCCCACAACGGCAACCTGATCAACGCGCCGGCGCTGCGGCGGGCGCTCGAGGCCGACGGGGCGCGCTTCACCTCGACCAGCGACACCGAGGTCATCGCCCACCTGCTGGCCCGCACCTCCGCCGCCTCCCTCGAGGAGGCGGCCCTGCGCGCCCTCCCGCATCTGGAGGGGGCCTTCACTGTGGCGGCGCTGGCCGGCGGCACGCTGCTGGGGTTCCGCGACCGCCACGGCATCCGGCCGCTGCTGCTCGGCGGCGGGCCCGGCTTCTGGATCCTGGCCAGCGAGAGCTGCGCCTTCGACCAGGTGGGGGCGGTGGCGCTCGGCGAGGTCGAGCCCGGCGAGGTGCTGGCCCTGACCCCGGGGGGCCCGCGCACCATCGGAGCGCTCCCGCCGGCGCGCCGGGCCCACTGCGTCTTCGAGTACATCTACTTCGCCCGGCCCGACTCCACGCTCTACCACCGCAACGTCCACCAGGCCCGCCGGCGCATGGGCCGCCAGCTGGCCCGCGAGCACCCCGCTCCCGCCGACATCGTCGTGCCCGTGCCCGACTCGGGCACCTCGGCGGCGATGGGGTACGCCGAGGCGGCCGGACTGCCCCTCGAGGTCGGCCTGATCAAGAACCGCTACGTCGGGCGCACCTTCATCCAGGCGGACGCGGGGGCGCGGCAGGCCGGCGTGCGCATCAAGCTCAACCCGGTGCGCGAGGTCGTGGCGGGCCGGCGCGTGGTGTTGGTGGACGACTCCATCGTGCGCGGCACCACCAGCGGCCGCCTCGTGGCGCTGCTGCGCCAGGCCGGGGCGCGCGAGGTGCACGTGCGCATCAGCAGCCCCCCCATCCGTCACCCCTGCTTCTACGGCATCGACACGAGCAGCCGGGGAGAGCTCGTGGCCGCGCGCCTCGCCGTGGAGGAGATCCGGGCGGCCATCGGCGCCGACTCGCTCGGGTACCTGAGCCAGGCGGGGCTGGTGGCAGCCCTCGACCTGCCCCCGGACGATTTGTGCATGGCCTGCCTGGACGGCCGCTACCCGACCCGCGTCCCGACCGAGGCCGAGGCCGGGCGGCACGCCCTGGAGCGCCGGGACCCCGAGCCCGCTCCCCTGGCCACCCGACCCTCCCTCACCGAGGTGGGCGCATGAGCGCGGTCCGCGCGAAGGTCTCCACCATCGCGCCCCGGACGTACCGGGAGGCCGGGGTCGACCTGGACGGCAAGGCCGCCCTCCTCCGGTCGCTGGGCCGGCTCGTCCGCAGCACGCTCCCCGCGGGAGCCGGCGGGTTTGGCGACTTCGCGGGGACCCTGCGCCTGCCGGCCGGCCTCGTCCTGGCCGTGACCACCGACGGCGTGGGGACCAAGGCGCTGCTGGCCCGGCGCTGCGGACGCGACGGGGTGGTGGGCGTGGATGCCGTGCACCACTGCGCCAACGACCTGGCCGCCGCCGGCGCGCGGCCGCTGCTCTTCGCCGACTACCTGGCCATGGGCCGTCTGGACGAGCGCGTGGTGACCGCCGTGGTGGAGGGGATGGCCGCGGCCTGCCGCGCCCTCGGCATCCCGCTGCTGGCGGGAGAGACCGCCGAGATGCCCGACACCTACCGCGAGGACGCCTACGACGTGGTGGGGACGATGGTCGGCCTCGTCGACGAACTCCCCCACGCCGGGCCGCCCCGCCCCGGCGACGTCGTCCTGGGGCTGGCCGCGGACGGGCTGCACACGAACGGCTACAGCCTGGCCCGCCGCCTCGTCGCCGACGTCGACCTGGACCGGTACGACCCGGCGCTGGGAGCCACGCCCGCGGACGCCCTCCTCGCGCCCCACCGCTGCTACGCCACCGCCCTCGCCTCCCTGCGCCGCATCGTCCCGGTGCGCGCGGCCGCGCACATCACCGGCGGCGGCCTGGCGGGGAACCTCGTGCGCGTCCTGCCGCCCGACGCCGCCGCGCGCCTCGACCCCACCTGGCCGGTGCCCCCGGTCTTCCGCTGGCTGCAGCGGCGCGGCGCGGTGGCCGAGGAGGAGATGCGCCGCGTCTTCAACATGGGAATCGGGATGGCGGTCATCGTCCCGCCGGAGCGGGCGGCGGCGGCGCGGGACCACCTGGAGGCGGCGGGGGAGCGGTGCTGGGTCATCGGCCACGTGGAGGCAGGGCAGGGGGAGGTGCGCTTCGGGTGACCACGGACCCCCGCATCGCGCTGCGTGGAGATCCCCTGCGCGTCGGCGTGCTCGTTTCGGGGCAGGGCACGACGCTCCAGGCGCTGCTGGACGACGCGGCCTCCGGCGCCCCCTATGCCGTCGTCCTCGTCCTCTCCAACGTGCCCGACGCCCCCGCCCTCGACCGCGCCCGGCGGGCCGGGGTCCCGACCTGCACCGTCGACCACCGCGGCCGTCCGCGCCAGGCCTTCGAGGTCGACGTCGCGCAGGCGCTGGAGGCGGCGCAGGTGGAACTGGTCTGCCTGGCCGGCTTCCTGCGCATCCTCTCGCCCTGGTTCGTGGAGCGCTTCCGGGGCCGGGTCGTGAACATCCACCCCTCGCTCCTGCCGCGCTTTGGGGGTCGGGGGATGTACGGCCTGCGGGTCCACCAGGCCGTGCTCGCCGCCGGGGACCGCCAGAGCGGGTGCACCGTCCACCTGGTCGATGAGACACCCGACGGCGGCCCGGTGCTGGCCCAGGCGGTCGTGCCGGTGCTGCCCCAGGACACGCCGGAGCGCCTGGCGCAGCGCGTGGCGGCGGTGGAGCACCGCCTCTACCCGCAGGTGGTGCGGGCGATCGCCGATGGCCGGCTGCTGGGCCTCCGCCCACCGGCCCCCTCAGCCCAGGATGGCGCCCCGGCGGCGCTGCGGGTGGGCGCACCGTGAAGGTGCGGCGGGCCCTGCTCAGTGTCTGGGACAAGACCGGGCTCGGGCCCTTCGCCCGCACCCTCGACGCGCTCGGCGTGGAGTTGATCTCCACCGGCGGGACCGCAGCCGCGCTGGAGGCCGAGGGGCTGCGCGTCACACCGGTGAGCGCGCTCACCGGCTTCCCGGAACTCCTGGGCGGCCGGGTGAAGACGCTCCACCCGGCGATCGCCGCTGCGGTGCTGGCGCGGCCGGGCGACGAGGAGGAGCTCGCCGCCTACGGCATCGCCCCCATCGACCTAGTCGTCGTCACCCTCTACCCCTTCACCCGCGTGGCCCGAGAGCGAGAGGCCGCGGGTGATCGGGAGGCCTTCGCCGACCTGGTGGAGTGGATCGACATCGGCGGGGTGACGCTGCTGCGGGCCGCCGCCAAGAACTGGGCCCGGGTGGGAGTGGTGAGCACCCCCGACCAGTACGAGGCGGTGGCGGCGGAACTGCGTGCCTCGGGCACGCTCTCGCACGAGACCCGCCGCCGCCTGGCCGCGCGGGCCTTCGCCCTCACCGCCGCCTACGACGCGGCCATCGCCGCGCACGCCGCCGGCGCCGAGGGGCCCGAAGCCTTCCCCGACCCGCTGGTGCTGACCTACCGGCGGGTCCAGGAGCTGCGCTACGGCGAGAACCCCCACCAGCGCGCCGCGCTCTACCTCGCCGACGCCCCGCCGCCGGGGGAGGTCCTGACGGCGCGGATGCTGCAGGGCAAGGCCCTCTCCTACAACAACCTGGTGGACCTGGACGCCGCCTGGCAGGCGGTGCGGGAGTTCGCCGCGCCGGCGGCCGTGGTGGTCAAGCACGCCACTCCCTGCGGCGCCGCGCTGGGCCGGGACGGCCCTGAGGCCATCCGCCGCGCGCTCGCCGCCGACCCGGTATCGGCATTCGGCGGCATCGTGGCGGTGAACCGCCCGCTGGACGCACCCGGCGTCGAGGCCTTCGGGGAGACCTTCCTGGAGGCGGTGATCGCTCCCGAGGTGACGCCGGACGCGCTGGCCCGCCTGGCCGCCCGGCGCCACTTGCGCGTGCTCAACGCCGGCTCGTCCCCACCGGCCGCAGCGTCGGGCGCGGTGCGCTGGCTCCCCGGCGGGGTGCTGGTCCAGGAGGCCGACCGGGAGGGGCTGCCCACAGAGGCCCGGGTGGTCACGCGGCGGGCGCCGGAGGAAGCGGAGTGGGCCGACCTGCGCTTCGCCTGGCTCGTGTGCAAGCACGTGCGCTCCAACGCCATCGTCCTGGCGAGCGGCGGCCAGACCCTGGGGATCGGCGCCGGGCAGATGAGCCGGGTGGACAGCGTGCGCCTGGCCGTGTGGAAGGCGGGGGAGCGGGCCCGCGGGGCCGTGCTCGCCTCGGACGCCTTCTTCCCCTTCCCGGACGGGGTGGAGGTGGCCGCCGCAGCCGGCGTCACCGCGGTGATCCAGCCCGGCGGGTCGGTGCGGGACCGCGA
Proteins encoded in this window:
- the purL gene encoding phosphoribosylformylglycinamidine synthase subunit PurL yields the protein MVTALRGALDPARIGLTAAEAATIRTALGREPNAVELRCFGVLWSEHCAYKHSRTVLRRLPTAGARVLQGPGENAGVVAVDAGWALVLKMESHNHPSAVDPYNGAATGVGGIIRDVLAMGARPIALLDALRFGPPDDPRSRRLLAGVVAGIAGYGNSVGVPTVGGDLAVDPAYRDNPLVNVACLGLVRADGVARARAAAGQVFLYAGARTGRDGVGGAAFASEELDERSEREDRAAVQIGDPFAGKCLVEATLAALATGRVRGVQDMGAGGLACAAVEMAARGGCGAVLDLDRVPLREAGLAPEEILLSESQERMLVACAPEDAPALAAHYERWGLAAAVVGRATADGRFRARFQGAVVADLPVALLTGAPERHVVPRQPPVVPSPPVPPLDPAALLLRLLAAPELADRRPIFEQYDHMVQVRTVVPPGADAAVLRLQEVPPLGLALTVDGNGRWCALDPYAGAAATALEAATNLACVGAEPLAVTDCLNFPSPERPEVAWAFAQAVQGIADACRALGVPVVGGNVSFYNEGPRGPILPTPMVAMVGLVPDVAQLAATRGAGADPPVLVLLGDGEVTLAGSLCAREAGMRPGGTVPRAAFEQAVRTLEVVRRAVREGLVALAHDVSDGGLLPALAEVCLTLHRGARIALGALPPEAGSSGAAAGWPLTLFGEGGTRVLCLLPGSRVPALEALARSAQVPVRSLGVVGGDALTVTVDDTPAVHLPLTTLGRAARAFAEVLA
- the purF gene encoding amidophosphoribosyltransferase; protein product: MTAAPAALLPDTPSGWREECGVAGVLCRDRSLPAAPLVHLALYALQHRGQESAGIAAGDGDDVVLHRDLGLVAQVFPPEVLGRLRGWLAVGHVRYATMGSATVANAQPIVVPSPWGPLAVAHNGNLINAPALRRALEADGARFTSTSDTEVIAHLLARTSAASLEEAALRALPHLEGAFTVAALAGGTLLGFRDRHGIRPLLLGGGPGFWILASESCAFDQVGAVALGEVEPGEVLALTPGGPRTIGALPPARRAHCVFEYIYFARPDSTLYHRNVHQARRRMGRQLAREHPAPADIVVPVPDSGTSAAMGYAEAAGLPLEVGLIKNRYVGRTFIQADAGARQAGVRIKLNPVREVVAGRRVVLVDDSIVRGTTSGRLVALLRQAGAREVHVRISSPPIRHPCFYGIDTSSRGELVAARLAVEEIRAAIGADSLGYLSQAGLVAALDLPPDDLCMACLDGRYPTRVPTEAEAGRHALERRDPEPAPLATRPSLTEVGA
- the purM gene encoding phosphoribosylformylglycinamidine cyclo-ligase gives rise to the protein MSAVRAKVSTIAPRTYREAGVDLDGKAALLRSLGRLVRSTLPAGAGGFGDFAGTLRLPAGLVLAVTTDGVGTKALLARRCGRDGVVGVDAVHHCANDLAAAGARPLLFADYLAMGRLDERVVTAVVEGMAAACRALGIPLLAGETAEMPDTYREDAYDVVGTMVGLVDELPHAGPPRPGDVVLGLAADGLHTNGYSLARRLVADVDLDRYDPALGATPADALLAPHRCYATALASLRRIVPVRAAAHITGGGLAGNLVRVLPPDAAARLDPTWPVPPVFRWLQRRGAVAEEEMRRVFNMGIGMAVIVPPERAAAARDHLEAAGERCWVIGHVEAGQGEVRFG
- the purN gene encoding phosphoribosylglycinamide formyltransferase, yielding MTTDPRIALRGDPLRVGVLVSGQGTTLQALLDDAASGAPYAVVLVLSNVPDAPALDRARRAGVPTCTVDHRGRPRQAFEVDVAQALEAAQVELVCLAGFLRILSPWFVERFRGRVVNIHPSLLPRFGGRGMYGLRVHQAVLAAGDRQSGCTVHLVDETPDGGPVLAQAVVPVLPQDTPERLAQRVAAVEHRLYPQVVRAIADGRLLGLRPPAPSAQDGAPAALRVGAP
- the purH gene encoding bifunctional phosphoribosylaminoimidazolecarboxamide formyltransferase/IMP cyclohydrolase encodes the protein MKVRRALLSVWDKTGLGPFARTLDALGVELISTGGTAAALEAEGLRVTPVSALTGFPELLGGRVKTLHPAIAAAVLARPGDEEELAAYGIAPIDLVVVTLYPFTRVAREREAAGDREAFADLVEWIDIGGVTLLRAAAKNWARVGVVSTPDQYEAVAAELRASGTLSHETRRRLAARAFALTAAYDAAIAAHAAGAEGPEAFPDPLVLTYRRVQELRYGENPHQRAALYLADAPPPGEVLTARMLQGKALSYNNLVDLDAAWQAVREFAAPAAVVVKHATPCGAALGRDGPEAIRRALAADPVSAFGGIVAVNRPLDAPGVEAFGETFLEAVIAPEVTPDALARLAARRHLRVLNAGSSPPAAASGAVRWLPGGVLVQEADREGLPTEARVVTRRAPEEAEWADLRFAWLVCKHVRSNAIVLASGGQTLGIGAGQMSRVDSVRLAVWKAGERARGAVLASDAFFPFPDGVEVAAAAGVTAVIQPGGSVRDREVIAAADAAGIAMVLTGVRHFRH